Proteins encoded together in one Riemerella anatipestifer window:
- the mfd gene encoding transcription-repair coupling factor, which yields MILSPIHESLLPFLLKHQFGNSVLEALPHHQHISVKGMAGSSPSLICAELFLTQNQPILLIVDDKEDAHYTTTELEELLGEDKVLYFPATHLEPYQTEKTQNANLVLRTEVLNQLNANPEPKVIVAHYAALCEKVLKKEDFKAISHHIKVGDQLDFDFTGELLEQFNFHLTDFVSEPGEFAVRGGIVDVFSYANDKPYRITFFGNEVESIKTFDIETQLSISKVKSLQLVSNMNFAVQGTKVPFLDLLPKDSFIVTKNAYLGLNYIRDFYTKAEERYSQLNSDIKHQKPSELFISDEVFFKTYQKFRTVDFTSQSLQLPQTPFIELKQNPQPSFNKNFELLIEDLEEKQKQGFNLWISFASEKQKERLKSIFEDLGSVISFQYFKSELHQGFIDHQHKILVYTDHQIFDRYQRYRAKNTFAKSEQLTLKDLMSLKVGDYIAHIDHGIGKFMGLVKVNNGGKTQECFKLTYKNGDLLYVSIHALHKISKYNGAEGKEITLSKIGSPSWKNLKNKTKAKVKQIAFDLIKLYAKRKTAKGFAYTPDTYLQNELEASFLYEDTPDQEKATLDVKRDMEADTIMDRLVCGDVGFGKTEVAIRAAFKAATDGKQVAVLVPTTILAFQHYRSFAERLKDFPVNISYLNRFRTAKQKRETLEKLAEGKIDIIIGTHQLASDKVKFKDLGLLIIDEEHKFGVSVKDKLKTLKANIDTLTLTATPIPRTLQFSLMAARDLSVIKTPPPNRQPVETQLIGFDEEIIRDAISYELQRDGQVYFINNRIENLKDIAGMIQRLVPDARVITGHGQMDGKQLEENILDFMEGRYDVLVSTTIVESGVDVPNANTIFINDAQRFGMADVHQMRGRVGRSNRKAFCYLITPPFDMVTSDARKRLEAIEQFSDLGSGFQIAMKDLEIRGAGDLLGAEQSGFINEMGFETYQKIMQEALEELQNDAEFESLFENEADRKKLFKSSKDVNIDTDLELMLPDSYVSSTEERLSLYQKLAEINNKEELKLFEAELEDRFGSLPEEAINLLKSVELKWLAAAIGFEKIVMKNGIFLGYFPSNPQDKFYQTEKFKKIIQYLSQNPQKASLKEKHSTEGNQLMMRKDHINDVDEVNELLQAILN from the coding sequence ATGATTTTATCCCCAATCCACGAAAGCCTTTTACCTTTCCTCCTAAAACATCAATTCGGAAACTCCGTTTTGGAAGCTCTACCTCATCATCAGCATATTTCTGTAAAGGGAATGGCAGGTTCTAGCCCAAGTTTAATCTGTGCCGAACTATTCCTTACCCAAAACCAACCTATCCTCCTTATAGTAGACGATAAGGAAGATGCCCACTACACCACTACAGAACTAGAAGAACTACTCGGTGAAGACAAGGTACTTTATTTCCCTGCCACCCACCTAGAGCCTTACCAAACCGAAAAAACACAAAATGCCAATTTGGTATTAAGAACCGAAGTGCTTAATCAGCTCAATGCCAATCCAGAGCCAAAAGTCATTGTAGCCCATTATGCTGCCCTTTGTGAAAAGGTGCTTAAAAAGGAAGATTTTAAAGCCATTTCTCACCATATTAAGGTAGGCGACCAGCTAGATTTTGATTTTACAGGCGAACTACTAGAACAGTTTAATTTTCACTTAACTGATTTTGTTTCTGAACCGGGAGAGTTTGCTGTAAGAGGCGGTATTGTAGATGTCTTCTCTTATGCCAATGATAAGCCTTACCGTATCACTTTTTTTGGGAATGAGGTAGAAAGCATTAAAACTTTTGATATTGAAACTCAACTATCCATAAGTAAGGTAAAAAGTCTGCAATTGGTTTCTAATATGAATTTTGCAGTGCAAGGCACTAAAGTTCCGTTCCTAGATTTACTACCAAAAGATAGCTTTATTGTTACTAAAAATGCCTATCTAGGACTTAACTACATCAGAGATTTTTACACAAAAGCTGAAGAAAGATATTCCCAACTCAACTCGGACATCAAACACCAAAAACCCAGCGAACTTTTTATATCAGATGAGGTATTTTTTAAAACCTATCAAAAGTTTAGAACGGTAGATTTTACCTCGCAATCGTTACAACTTCCTCAAACTCCTTTTATTGAACTCAAGCAAAACCCACAACCGAGCTTTAATAAAAATTTTGAACTCTTGATTGAAGACCTAGAAGAGAAACAAAAGCAAGGCTTTAATTTATGGATTTCGTTTGCCTCCGAAAAACAAAAAGAACGACTGAAAAGTATTTTTGAAGATTTGGGAAGTGTTATTTCTTTCCAGTATTTCAAATCAGAGTTGCATCAAGGGTTTATAGACCACCAGCACAAAATCCTCGTATATACCGACCACCAAATCTTTGACAGATACCAACGCTACCGAGCTAAAAACACTTTTGCCAAGTCGGAACAACTCACACTTAAAGATTTAATGTCTTTAAAAGTAGGCGACTACATTGCCCATATTGACCACGGCATCGGAAAGTTTATGGGGCTGGTAAAGGTAAATAATGGTGGTAAAACTCAAGAATGTTTTAAATTGACTTACAAGAACGGAGATTTGCTCTATGTAAGCATACACGCCCTGCATAAAATTTCTAAATATAATGGTGCCGAAGGTAAAGAAATTACACTTTCCAAAATAGGCTCTCCTTCGTGGAAGAACCTCAAAAATAAAACGAAAGCCAAGGTTAAACAAATTGCATTTGACCTTATAAAACTTTACGCTAAAAGGAAAACCGCCAAAGGCTTCGCCTATACACCAGACACTTACCTCCAAAATGAATTAGAGGCTAGCTTCCTCTACGAAGATACTCCAGACCAAGAAAAGGCAACGCTAGATGTTAAACGAGATATGGAAGCCGATACCATTATGGATAGACTCGTCTGTGGTGATGTGGGATTTGGTAAAACCGAAGTAGCTATAAGAGCCGCCTTTAAAGCCGCCACAGATGGTAAACAGGTTGCTGTTCTTGTACCTACAACCATTTTGGCGTTTCAGCACTACCGAAGTTTTGCAGAAAGGCTTAAAGATTTCCCTGTTAATATTTCGTACCTCAATCGTTTTCGTACAGCAAAACAAAAACGAGAAACCCTAGAGAAACTCGCCGAAGGTAAAATTGACATCATCATCGGTACCCATCAACTTGCCTCCGACAAAGTCAAGTTTAAAGATTTAGGGCTTCTCATTATAGACGAAGAACATAAGTTTGGAGTTTCTGTAAAAGACAAACTTAAAACTTTAAAAGCAAATATAGATACTCTCACGCTTACCGCTACACCTATCCCTAGAACACTACAATTTTCGCTAATGGCAGCGAGAGATTTATCCGTAATTAAAACGCCTCCACCCAACAGGCAACCTGTAGAAACTCAACTCATAGGCTTTGATGAGGAAATTATCAGAGATGCCATTTCCTACGAATTACAAAGAGATGGGCAGGTCTATTTCATCAATAATAGAATTGAAAATTTAAAAGATATTGCGGGAATGATACAACGCCTCGTCCCCGATGCTAGAGTGATTACAGGACACGGACAAATGGACGGTAAGCAGCTAGAAGAAAACATATTAGACTTTATGGAAGGAAGGTATGATGTACTGGTTTCCACCACGATTGTGGAAAGTGGTGTAGATGTACCCAACGCCAATACTATCTTTATTAACGATGCTCAAAGGTTTGGTATGGCAGATGTCCACCAAATGCGTGGGCGAGTAGGAAGAAGCAACCGAAAAGCCTTTTGTTACCTCATTACACCACCTTTTGATATGGTAACTTCTGATGCCAGAAAACGACTTGAAGCCATAGAACAGTTTTCCGATTTAGGCAGTGGTTTCCAAATCGCAATGAAAGACCTTGAAATTCGTGGCGCTGGTGATTTGCTTGGTGCAGAACAAAGTGGATTTATCAACGAAATGGGCTTTGAAACTTATCAAAAGATAATGCAAGAAGCCTTAGAAGAACTACAAAATGATGCCGAGTTTGAAAGCCTTTTTGAAAACGAAGCAGACCGCAAAAAACTATTCAAATCTTCCAAAGATGTTAATATTGACACCGATTTGGAGCTGATGTTGCCCGACTCTTATGTAAGTAGCACGGAGGAACGACTAAGCCTATACCAAAAACTTGCAGAAATAAATAACAAAGAGGAACTAAAACTCTTTGAGGCAGAACTAGAAGACCGTTTTGGGTCATTGCCAGAAGAAGCCATCAACCTACTAAAATCAGTGGAATTAAAATGGTTGGCTGCAGCTATTGGTTTTGAAAAAATTGTGATGAAAAATGGCATTTTCTTAGGCTATTTCCCTAGCAATCCACAAGATAAATTTTACCAAACCGAAAAGTTTAAAAAGATTATTCAGTATCTAAGTCAAAATCCTCAAAAAGCCAGTCTTAAAGAGAAACATTCGACAGAGGGCAACCAGCTTATGATGAGAAAAGACCATATTAACGATGTAGATGAAGTGAATGAACTTCTGCAAGCTATACTCAACTAA
- a CDS encoding TonB-dependent receptor plug domain-containing protein, with translation MKYHRLSLAVLFLCSSTGIILGQASKKDSIKNEKKIDGVQLKATVNKKTETAVLQSIKKSSVQVQAMGAEEISRKGISNVEQSLTKITGVNTVEGKGLFVRGLEERYSTLLINGLGSPSNNPFQKIIALKQFPTDVVGKLNIYKTFNSDLYADFAGATFDIETLSYDKPFTKVEFSVGFNSQTTFRERFKINENANSINGYLGLNSRNRQLPSEVKGFRPSNYIFNGQESVSSFKDSWNVDNIKALPNTGLSFTTAQRFKAGSGRIGLLLSLNQANKYQYQEGHNNLFLFSGSNITYNNKLYQKEYEYETESSALLGLGYKNKGTDVMLNAIFLQNSTNIIQDNIGYVDQGNSGEGLFRVNQQDISRFTDIQLIASQKLGKRHLIKVGGSWVNNIYQQPDRKIFSGTPETPHNYDRIRLSYGGNNLIRQYLDVNGKNYLSAFAEYKLSLGEKNDRKSPIELSLGYNGFMDRRSTSYRFIYSVFNNSASPNGRTVIINPDTPQDTFNQSTLNGFFNYREGSNVVYRNNIYQFVNAGYTSLNYKPNDTWDIILGGRIENNMNITRYKELSNSINGKFLNLTRNQYYILPSLSVKKELNSKTNLRFAFSKTITRPILIEYMPITYINPNNENILGNPRLTNSENYNFDLKYELFPTKDEMFAFGIFGKKIINAIEKSYTASANSNGQTITFFNATEANLAGVELEGIINLKRISESLSSFSLGTNATLMYSDVKRSSLQKEQESNRQRGLKRGLQGAAPWTLNADLKYETKNAKNLTQTASLVYNVSGSKIHTLGSIGVDHIYERPFHKLDFVYQKELSKQWKTKFSIINILNTQYRLEYGNNSDVEVRADSFVHTDYRRGTNFNLSVEYTF, from the coding sequence ATGAAGTATCATAGGCTTAGTCTTGCAGTTTTGTTCTTATGTTCCTCTACAGGAATTATCTTAGGACAAGCATCAAAAAAAGACAGCATCAAAAACGAAAAGAAAATAGATGGCGTTCAGTTAAAAGCTACCGTTAACAAAAAAACTGAAACCGCAGTATTACAATCTATTAAAAAATCTAGCGTTCAGGTACAAGCCATGGGGGCTGAGGAAATCTCTAGGAAAGGTATTTCTAATGTGGAACAGAGTTTAACCAAAATCACAGGAGTAAACACAGTAGAGGGTAAAGGGCTTTTTGTAAGAGGACTTGAGGAGAGATACAGCACCTTACTTATAAATGGATTAGGTTCACCTTCTAACAACCCCTTCCAAAAAATTATTGCTTTAAAGCAGTTCCCAACCGATGTTGTAGGAAAATTGAATATTTATAAAACATTTAATAGCGACCTTTACGCCGACTTTGCTGGTGCTACTTTTGATATAGAAACGCTATCCTACGATAAACCTTTTACAAAAGTAGAATTTAGTGTAGGTTTTAATAGTCAAACCACTTTCAGAGAAAGATTTAAAATCAATGAAAATGCTAATTCTATCAATGGTTATCTAGGTCTAAACTCTAGAAATAGACAGCTACCTAGCGAGGTTAAAGGTTTCCGACCGTCTAATTATATTTTCAATGGTCAAGAATCTGTTTCTTCTTTTAAAGACTCTTGGAATGTGGACAATATAAAGGCATTGCCTAATACAGGACTTTCCTTTACGACTGCTCAGCGTTTTAAAGCTGGTTCTGGTAGAATTGGGTTGCTTTTATCCTTAAATCAAGCTAATAAATATCAATATCAAGAAGGACATAATAATCTATTCTTATTCTCAGGCTCTAACATTACCTATAACAATAAACTCTACCAAAAAGAGTATGAATATGAAACCGAATCTTCTGCACTATTGGGCTTAGGCTATAAAAACAAAGGTACAGATGTAATGTTGAATGCCATATTCCTCCAAAACTCTACCAACATCATACAGGATAACATAGGATATGTAGACCAAGGGAACTCTGGAGAAGGGCTGTTCCGTGTGAACCAACAAGACATTTCTAGATTTACAGATATACAACTTATCGCATCTCAAAAGCTGGGTAAAAGACACCTTATAAAAGTTGGTGGTAGCTGGGTGAATAACATTTACCAACAGCCTGATAGAAAGATATTTTCTGGAACTCCTGAAACCCCTCACAACTATGACAGAATAAGGCTAAGTTACGGAGGAAATAACCTTATACGCCAATACCTAGATGTAAATGGTAAAAACTACCTTTCTGCCTTTGCAGAGTATAAATTAAGCCTAGGCGAAAAGAATGATAGAAAATCCCCTATAGAGCTGAGTTTAGGATATAATGGTTTTATGGATAGAAGAAGTACTTCATACAGATTTATTTACTCTGTGTTCAACAATAGTGCTTCACCAAATGGAAGAACCGTTATTATAAATCCAGATACACCACAAGATACCTTTAATCAATCAACTCTTAACGGTTTTTTTAATTATAGAGAAGGGTCTAATGTAGTATACAGAAACAACATCTATCAATTCGTAAATGCAGGATATACTAGCCTCAATTATAAGCCAAACGATACTTGGGACATCATTTTGGGCGGTAGAATAGAAAATAATATGAACATCACGAGGTACAAAGAACTTTCTAATTCTATCAATGGAAAATTTTTAAACCTCACTAGAAATCAGTATTATATACTACCTTCCCTATCGGTAAAAAAAGAACTTAACTCTAAAACTAACTTAAGATTTGCTTTCAGTAAAACCATTACTAGACCTATCTTAATAGAGTATATGCCAATTACCTACATCAATCCTAATAATGAGAATATCCTAGGTAACCCAAGACTTACCAATAGTGAAAATTATAACTTTGACCTTAAATACGAACTATTCCCTACGAAAGACGAAATGTTTGCATTTGGTATCTTTGGAAAGAAAATCATCAATGCCATAGAGAAATCTTATACCGCCTCTGCAAACTCTAATGGGCAAACTATTACCTTTTTCAATGCCACCGAAGCCAATCTGGCGGGGGTAGAGTTAGAAGGAATTATCAATCTAAAAAGAATTTCAGAAAGTCTTTCATCTTTCTCACTAGGAACAAATGCTACCTTAATGTACTCTGATGTTAAGCGTAGTAGTCTACAAAAAGAACAAGAATCCAATAGACAAAGAGGTCTGAAGAGAGGCTTACAAGGTGCTGCACCGTGGACTCTAAATGCAGATTTGAAATATGAGACAAAGAATGCAAAGAATTTAACTCAAACAGCATCTTTGGTGTATAATGTTTCTGGTTCTAAAATCCATACACTAGGATCAATCGGAGTAGATCATATTTATGAAAGACCTTTCCATAAGTTAGATTTTGTTTACCAAAAAGAACTTTCTAAACAATGGAAGACTAAATTCAGTATCATCAATATACTCAATACTCAATACAGATTGGAGTATGGTAATAACAGCGATGTAGAAGTAAGAGCAGATAGCTTCGTACATACAGACTATAGAAGAGGAACTAACTTTAATCTTTCAGTAGAATATACTTTTTAA
- a CDS encoding sensor histidine kinase: protein MKPSSLSIVASLCLTGAMGLVVFAFEYVKTKDWFNNVGFIVILFVLSVIFFINYTIVSFLFRFYGKEKIRQISTILPDEIATEDENINFKELGERISGLSEKASSEIDMMKEMERYRKEYIGNISHELKTPLFSIQSYVGTLIDGGVEDLEIRDKYLHRIDKSLDRLMNIVKDLDMINRFESGEITLNFVKFDFNVLVKEIFDFLDIEAQKKGTQLSLKSSNNVWVLADKQKISQVLLNLVSNAIHYANREKAVVEVITSVQGDKVVVEVKDNGMGIKPEILPRIFERFYRVESSRNRREGGSGLGLAIVKHILEAHGQNIEAKSVYLNGASFIFTLDKA, encoded by the coding sequence ATGAAACCAAGTTCGCTTAGTATTGTAGCGTCTCTGTGTCTTACAGGTGCTATGGGGTTGGTGGTTTTTGCATTTGAATATGTAAAAACTAAAGATTGGTTTAATAATGTGGGCTTCATTGTTATTTTATTCGTTCTGTCGGTTATTTTCTTTATTAACTATACTATTGTTAGTTTTTTATTTAGATTTTATGGTAAAGAAAAGATAAGGCAAATCTCTACTATTCTACCAGATGAAATTGCTACCGAAGACGAGAATATCAATTTTAAAGAACTAGGCGAGCGAATTTCTGGACTTAGCGAAAAGGCAAGTTCAGAGATTGATATGATGAAGGAAATGGAACGCTACCGTAAAGAGTACATAGGTAACATATCGCACGAGCTCAAAACCCCACTATTTTCCATACAGAGCTATGTGGGAACTCTGATAGATGGCGGTGTAGAAGACTTAGAAATTAGAGACAAATACCTGCACCGTATAGATAAATCTTTAGATAGATTGATGAATATCGTTAAAGATTTAGATATGATTAACCGCTTTGAAAGTGGTGAAATTACCCTCAATTTTGTGAAATTTGACTTCAATGTTTTAGTAAAAGAAATCTTTGATTTTTTGGATATAGAGGCTCAAAAGAAAGGTACACAGCTGAGCCTTAAAAGTAGTAATAATGTATGGGTTTTAGCAGATAAACAGAAGATTTCTCAAGTTTTACTTAATCTAGTTTCCAATGCAATACATTATGCTAATAGAGAAAAAGCCGTAGTGGAGGTCATTACTTCCGTTCAAGGAGATAAGGTTGTGGTAGAGGTTAAAGATAATGGTATGGGGATAAAACCAGAGATACTTCCCCGTATTTTTGAACGCTTTTATCGTGTAGAAAGCAGCCGAAACAGAAGGGAAGGTGGGTCTGGTTTAGGTTTAGCTATTGTAAAACACATCTTAGAAGCTCACGGGCAAAATATTGAAGCCAAAAGTGTGTATTTAAACGGAGCGAGTTTTATTTTTACTTTAGATAAAGCTTAG
- a CDS encoding DUF5606 domain-containing protein — translation MLLEKIISISGKPGLYKLVSQLRNGFIVEDITTKKKLSISNSSQVSLLDNIAMFSFDREVPLFEVFENIAKNENYEQTINHKSSDEELRAFMLKSLPTYDTERVYVSDIRKLAQWYNLLQKAGYITPDSFVKEEVNEEEK, via the coding sequence ATGCTTTTAGAAAAAATTATTTCAATTTCAGGAAAACCAGGGCTTTATAAATTAGTTTCTCAACTTAGAAATGGGTTCATTGTAGAAGATATTACAACTAAGAAGAAGCTAAGCATTTCTAACTCAAGTCAGGTAAGTCTTTTGGATAACATTGCAATGTTCAGTTTTGATAGAGAAGTGCCATTGTTTGAAGTGTTTGAAAACATCGCTAAAAACGAAAATTATGAGCAAACTATCAATCATAAATCTTCGGACGAAGAGCTTAGAGCATTTATGCTAAAATCTCTACCAACCTATGATACAGAGCGAGTGTATGTGTCTGACATTAGAAAATTAGCACAATGGTACAACCTTTTGCAAAAAGCAGGTTACATTACGCCTGATAGCTTCGTGAAAGAGGAAGTTAACGAAGAAGAAAAATAA
- a CDS encoding FAD-dependent oxidoreductase, with the protein MKNVEYIIVGDGYAGLFFAHQLLKNNHSFVLFSNGEKGASQVSAGIVNPVVLKKFTTFWKAQEQIDFLTDTMKEIEAYTGTNYLIEAPIHRIFHDESERELWKKKRLEKEELKPFLSDEFYALENVENPFEAGKVLRSSRLNVPLFFSDYLHYLEKQNKLIKEKFDYNQLDVENNKYKDWNYKKIVFAEGVGVKNNPFFGDIMVNPNKGHHLKVKLSKELYTDVTIKKKHFLFPLEETNSFYYGGTYDRDNTDEEIDTKAVEQLENGLKEFYPFDFEVKEVCYGFRPTVKDRRPILGAHEQYSNLYVFNGLGARGVLNGSYFSKVLYDFAHTKIELPEEVNHLRFSN; encoded by the coding sequence ATGAAAAATGTAGAATATATTATCGTAGGAGATGGTTATGCAGGGTTATTTTTTGCTCATCAATTATTGAAAAATAATCACTCTTTTGTCCTATTTTCAAATGGTGAAAAAGGGGCATCTCAGGTGTCTGCTGGTATTGTAAATCCTGTGGTGCTTAAGAAATTTACCACTTTTTGGAAAGCTCAAGAGCAAATAGACTTTCTTACAGATACAATGAAGGAAATAGAAGCTTATACAGGTACAAATTATTTAATAGAAGCCCCTATACATAGGATATTTCATGACGAATCTGAGAGAGAATTGTGGAAGAAAAAAAGGCTAGAGAAGGAAGAATTGAAGCCTTTTTTGAGTGATGAATTCTATGCATTAGAAAATGTAGAAAATCCTTTTGAAGCAGGTAAAGTATTGAGGTCATCAAGGCTAAATGTACCTTTGTTTTTTAGTGATTATTTACACTATTTGGAGAAGCAAAATAAATTGATTAAAGAAAAGTTTGATTACAATCAACTTGATGTAGAAAATAATAAATACAAAGATTGGAATTATAAAAAGATTGTTTTTGCAGAGGGAGTAGGTGTTAAGAATAATCCTTTTTTTGGAGATATTATGGTCAATCCAAATAAAGGGCATCATCTTAAAGTAAAGCTTTCTAAAGAGCTATACACTGATGTTACTATTAAGAAAAAACATTTTTTATTTCCTTTAGAAGAGACTAACTCTTTCTACTATGGAGGAACCTATGATAGAGATAATACTGATGAAGAAATAGACACTAAAGCTGTAGAACAACTGGAAAATGGGCTTAAAGAGTTTTATCCGTTTGATTTTGAAGTAAAAGAAGTTTGTTATGGTTTTAGACCTACGGTTAAGGATAGGAGACCTATTTTAGGGGCTCATGAACAGTATTCTAATTTGTATGTTTTTAATGGATTAGGAGCAAGGGGAGTTCTTAATGGAAGTTATTTTTCTAAGGTATTATATGATTTTGCCCACACTAAAATAGAATTACCTGAAGAAGTTAACCATTTACGATTTTCAAATTAA
- the def gene encoding peptide deformylase has protein sequence MILPIRAYGDPVLRKKGQNITPDYPNLKELIQNMFETMEGAHGIGLAAPQIGLDIRLFIVDVRPLAEDEDYLDIANELKDFRKVFINAKILEETGEEWKFNEGCLSIPEVREDVKRKDTITIEYYDEDFKKHTETYSDIRARVIQHEYDHIEGILFTDKLSALKKKLVKGKLNKISAGEVSVSYKMRFPK, from the coding sequence ATGATACTACCAATAAGAGCCTACGGCGACCCTGTACTTAGGAAGAAAGGACAAAATATTACTCCAGATTATCCTAATCTAAAAGAGCTTATCCAAAATATGTTTGAGACTATGGAAGGAGCTCATGGCATAGGGCTTGCAGCACCGCAAATAGGGTTAGATATTAGACTTTTTATTGTAGATGTAAGACCTTTGGCAGAAGACGAAGACTACCTAGATATAGCTAATGAGCTTAAAGATTTCAGAAAAGTATTCATCAATGCTAAGATATTAGAGGAAACAGGCGAGGAGTGGAAGTTTAACGAAGGTTGCCTCTCTATACCAGAAGTAAGAGAAGATGTTAAAAGGAAAGACACCATCACGATAGAGTATTACGATGAGGACTTCAAAAAACACACAGAAACTTACTCCGATATTAGAGCCAGAGTCATACAACATGAGTACGACCACATAGAGGGCATTCTGTTCACCGATAAACTAAGTGCACTCAAGAAGAAATTAGTGAAAGGGAAACTCAACAAAATATCGGCAGGAGAGGTAAGCGTAAGCTACAAAATGAGATTCCCTAAATAG
- the ruvX gene encoding Holliday junction resolvase RuvX, whose translation MGQILAIDYGKARTGIAATDDMKLIASGLATVPTGDLLSFLSEYIRSNVVEAVVVGYPVDLKGNVSEVETSILEFIEKFKVKFPEIEVHRLDERFTSKMASFFISQSGKNKKQRQEKGLIDKISATIILQNFLEQKR comes from the coding sequence ATGGGACAGATATTAGCCATAGATTACGGTAAAGCACGCACGGGTATAGCGGCAACAGATGATATGAAGCTCATTGCTAGTGGGCTTGCCACAGTGCCAACGGGAGACCTTTTGTCATTCTTATCCGAATATATTCGCAGTAATGTTGTGGAAGCTGTGGTTGTAGGTTACCCTGTGGATTTAAAGGGTAATGTCTCCGAAGTAGAAACTTCTATCTTAGAATTTATAGAAAAGTTTAAAGTTAAATTTCCAGAGATAGAGGTTCACCGTTTAGATGAAAGATTTACCTCTAAGATGGCTTCTTTTTTCATCAGTCAAAGCGGGAAAAATAAAAAACAAAGACAAGAAAAGGGGCTTATAGATAAAATAAGTGCCACCATAATTTTACAAAACTTTTTAGAACAAAAGAGATGA
- a CDS encoding response regulator transcription factor, whose translation MKGKRILLIDDEPDILEIISYNLKKEGYEVHTANNGNEGIEKAKEILPHLILLDVMMPDKDGIETCQEIRKIAALEGCLIVFLSARGEEFSQLAGYQAGANDYIVKLIKPKVLISKVNALMNLTQQVEEKNKILKIGHLIIDRDNFKVTKGDESFILPKKEFDLLNLLASNTEKVFKREEILEKVWGNDVVVGERTIDVHIRRLREKLGSKSIQTLKGIGYKLII comes from the coding sequence ATGAAAGGCAAAAGAATACTCTTAATAGATGATGAGCCTGATATTTTGGAAATTATTTCCTACAACCTAAAGAAAGAAGGGTATGAGGTACACACTGCCAATAACGGAAACGAAGGTATAGAGAAGGCTAAAGAAATACTTCCACATCTTATTCTTCTTGATGTTATGATGCCTGATAAAGACGGTATAGAGACTTGTCAAGAGATTAGAAAAATAGCTGCATTAGAAGGGTGTCTTATTGTCTTTTTGTCTGCAAGAGGTGAAGAATTTTCGCAATTAGCAGGTTATCAAGCAGGTGCTAATGATTATATTGTAAAGCTCATTAAACCTAAAGTGCTAATTTCCAAGGTGAATGCTCTAATGAACCTCACGCAACAAGTGGAAGAAAAAAATAAAATTCTAAAAATAGGGCATTTAATTATTGATAGAGATAACTTTAAGGTAACCAAAGGTGATGAAAGCTTTATTTTACCTAAAAAAGAGTTTGATTTGTTGAATCTTTTGGCATCTAATACTGAAAAAGTATTTAAAAGAGAGGAAATTTTAGAAAAAGTATGGGGTAATGATGTGGTGGTAGGAGAACGCACAATAGATGTTCATATCCGAAGATTAAGAGAGAAACTAGGCTCCAAAAGTATCCAAACACTTAAAGGAATTGGTTATAAATTGATTATTTAG
- a CDS encoding YceI family protein encodes MKKNILSLFFATSIGLLALSSCGKDKPLTSESNEVTTTKEGQVYAIDTATSKIEWKGYKVVKSDNTSHFGDIKFESGEITVKDGKLESGKFVANMNTLANRDITDDAEKSAKLDGHLKNEDFFEVEKFPTSSFEITKVTEVTEGDYNTLLDGNLTIKGITKPVQFKANVKVEEGKVSIKTEPTDIKREDFGVKFQMPVANGVIKNEVTVHVSIDASQLK; translated from the coding sequence ATGAAGAAAAACATTTTAAGCTTATTCTTTGCAACGAGCATTGGTCTGTTAGCTCTAAGTTCTTGCGGAAAAGATAAACCTCTTACTAGTGAATCTAATGAAGTTACCACTACTAAAGAGGGGCAAGTATATGCCATAGATACAGCAACCAGTAAGATAGAGTGGAAAGGCTATAAAGTAGTAAAGTCTGATAATACTAGCCACTTTGGAGATATTAAATTTGAAAGTGGGGAAATTACCGTAAAAGACGGTAAGCTAGAGAGCGGGAAATTCGTAGCGAATATGAACACTTTAGCAAACAGAGATATTACAGATGATGCGGAGAAATCGGCTAAATTAGATGGACATCTTAAAAATGAGGATTTCTTTGAGGTGGAAAAATTCCCAACATCATCTTTTGAAATCACTAAGGTTACAGAAGTTACTGAAGGAGATTATAACACTCTTTTAGACGGTAATCTTACGATTAAAGGAATTACAAAACCAGTACAATTTAAAGCTAATGTAAAGGTAGAGGAAGGTAAAGTAAGCATTAAAACTGAACCTACCGATATTAAGAGAGAAGATTTTGGAGTTAAATTCCAAATGCCCGTGGCTAATGGAGTTATTAAAAATGAAGTAACGGTACATGTGAGTATAGACGCTTCTCAATTGAAATAA